One genomic window of Campylobacter fetus subsp. fetus includes the following:
- a CDS encoding radical SAM/SPASM domain-containing protein, with protein sequence MFKKVYIEISDICSCKCSFCPSPLMKTMRKTMSLELFEKVLYQVSPLTKRICLHILGDPLEVSNLKEYINLVSKFNLKIDLVTTGKMICDHDFDMLLKPPFHQISFSLSAFLDENNHFKDDYIANLLEFCDFSLANRSDTFINLRIQSDFLLSDNEKMIQVLDKFEKHFDINLSEHLKHIKLNFAQKIYEKNVKIRLARKVLLNFKTSFEWRNDNLINSTKTCYALKDQLGILSDGVVVPCCIDYAGAINLGNIKSESLAQILRSQRVKNIKNGFKQGKIVENYCQKCAYLVGVS encoded by the coding sequence ATGTTTAAAAAAGTATATATTGAAATCAGCGATATCTGCTCTTGTAAATGCAGTTTTTGTCCATCTCCTCTTATGAAAACAATGCGTAAAACAATGAGTCTTGAGCTGTTTGAAAAAGTTTTGTATCAAGTATCACCTTTAACTAAGAGAATTTGTTTGCATATTTTAGGGGATCCTTTAGAAGTAAGCAATTTAAAAGAATATATAAATTTAGTATCCAAATTCAACCTAAAAATCGATCTAGTTACGACTGGGAAAATGATTTGCGATCATGATTTTGATATGCTTTTAAAACCTCCTTTTCATCAAATTTCATTTTCTTTGAGTGCGTTTTTGGATGAAAATAACCATTTTAAAGATGATTATATCGCGAATTTACTTGAATTTTGTGATTTTAGTTTAGCAAATAGGAGCGATACTTTTATAAATTTACGTATTCAAAGCGATTTTTTATTAAGTGATAATGAAAAAATGATTCAAGTTTTAGATAAATTTGAAAAACATTTTGATATAAATTTAAGCGAGCATCTAAAACATATAAAGCTAAATTTTGCTCAAAAAATTTATGAAAAAAACGTAAAAATTCGGCTTGCAAGAAAGGTATTATTAAATTTTAAAACCTCTTTTGAATGGAGAAATGATAATTTAATAAACAGCACTAAAACTTGTTATGCATTAAAAGATCAACTTGGAATTTTGAGCGATGGAGTGGTTGTACCTTGCTGCATAGATTACGCAGGAGCTATAAATTTAGGTAATATAAAAAGCGAAAGTTTAGCTCAAATTTTAAGATCACAGAGAGTAAAAAATATCAAAAACGGATTTAAGCAAGGTAAAATTGTTGAAAATTATTGCCAAAAATGCGCCTACTTAGTCGGAGTCAGCTAA
- a CDS encoding SIMPL domain-containing protein gives MQIDKHNLIFLPASIVIAAVILAIGFSTIVKSERSVSVRGLAEKEVLADLAVWQMSFSVGDNDLVELQKKVLEKTKIAENFLNKRGLNASDYTIQAPSITDNSINPYMDSQKIRYTYIAKATLLIRTNKISEIKQAQRESLELASDNIAISQDYENRIAFEFTKLNDIKPQMIAEATKNAKLAAEQFATLSGSEVGKIKKATQGLFSIENAAVGLEEKKNIRVVTQVEYLLK, from the coding sequence ATGCAAATCGATAAACATAATCTTATATTTTTACCTGCTTCGATAGTCATAGCTGCAGTGATTTTGGCTATAGGTTTTAGCACTATCGTAAAAAGCGAACGCAGCGTAAGCGTCAGGGGATTGGCAGAAAAAGAAGTGCTTGCGGACTTAGCAGTATGGCAAATGAGTTTTTCGGTCGGAGATAATGACCTAGTAGAGCTTCAAAAGAAAGTGTTAGAAAAAACGAAAATAGCCGAAAATTTTCTAAATAAACGAGGTTTAAATGCTAGTGATTACACTATTCAGGCGCCTTCTATTACTGATAATTCTATAAATCCTTATATGGATTCTCAAAAAATTCGCTACACATACATAGCCAAAGCCACCTTACTGATACGCACAAATAAAATATCTGAAATAAAACAAGCACAAAGAGAATCTTTGGAGCTAGCTAGTGACAATATCGCCATCAGTCAAGACTATGAAAACAGAATTGCATTTGAATTTACAAAACTAAATGATATCAAACCGCAAATGATAGCCGAAGCGACAAAAAACGCTAAACTAGCAGCCGAGCAATTTGCGACTCTCTCAGGAAGCGAAGTCGGCAAAATAAAAAAGGCGACTCAAGGGCTTTTTAGTATCGAAAATGCGGCCGTAGGATTAGAGGAGAAGAAAAATATCCGAGTTGTAACTCAAGTTGAGTATTTGCTAAAATAA
- a CDS encoding Na+/H+ antiporter family protein, which produces MLLTNPVVLSVLLMCVLCLLRFNVFLAILISALAAGMLAGKGLVETTNLLITGMQGNLETALSYILLGALAAAISMTNLTPILIHYVSKFISKKVFWFSLSIAFIACFSQNLIPVHIAFIPILIPPLLALMNKLKIDRRAVACALTFGLKAPYVSISVGFGILFHTILKKELNSNGMNVEIGDISSVMWIGGVAMLIGLVLALFYYRKPRDYTQSALESKEIKVADKKDLCMGQKECVVLGGAVIAFGVQIWSSSLPLGALLGLIVMIIFGGIEYKKMDKVMEQGLAMMAFIAFIMLVAAGFGSVIRETGGINELINFASSISGGKLGGAIIMLVIGLLVTMGIGTSFGTIPIIAAIYVPLCVSLGFSVSATILLVGIAAAVGDAGSPASDSTLGPTSGLNSDGKHSHIYDTCVPTFIFFNIPLIVFGVIFSLFI; this is translated from the coding sequence ATGTTGCTTACAAATCCCGTGGTGCTTAGCGTTTTGCTTATGTGCGTTTTGTGCTTACTGCGCTTTAACGTTTTTTTAGCCATACTTATCTCGGCTTTAGCTGCTGGAATGCTAGCCGGAAAAGGTTTGGTAGAGACTACGAATTTACTCATAACAGGAATGCAAGGCAACTTAGAAACCGCACTTAGCTACATACTTCTTGGAGCGCTTGCGGCGGCTATCAGTATGACGAATTTAACTCCTATTTTGATACATTACGTTAGTAAATTTATAAGTAAAAAGGTTTTTTGGTTTTCTTTGAGCATAGCTTTTATAGCATGTTTTTCTCAAAATCTCATACCTGTTCATATAGCTTTTATACCTATTTTGATACCACCGTTACTTGCTTTGATGAATAAGCTTAAGATAGACAGACGAGCTGTGGCGTGCGCACTTACTTTTGGATTAAAAGCTCCTTATGTAAGCATTTCAGTCGGTTTTGGTATTTTGTTCCATACTATTCTTAAAAAAGAGTTAAATAGTAACGGTATGAACGTAGAGATAGGCGATATAAGTAGCGTTATGTGGATAGGCGGCGTAGCTATGCTCATCGGTTTAGTTTTGGCGCTGTTTTATTATAGAAAACCTAGAGATTATACGCAAAGCGCTTTAGAAAGTAAAGAGATAAAAGTAGCGGATAAAAAAGATCTTTGTATGGGGCAAAAAGAGTGTGTCGTGCTTGGCGGCGCCGTCATAGCTTTTGGTGTCCAAATTTGGAGTAGCTCTCTTCCTTTAGGAGCTCTTTTGGGGCTTATAGTTATGATAATCTTTGGCGGTATCGAGTATAAAAAGATGGATAAAGTTATGGAGCAAGGTCTTGCTATGATGGCTTTTATCGCTTTTATCATGCTTGTAGCTGCGGGATTTGGTTCTGTTATCAGAGAAACCGGCGGTATAAATGAGCTTATAAATTTTGCAAGTTCTATAAGCGGCGGTAAGCTTGGTGGAGCTATCATTATGCTAGTTATCGGACTACTTGTAACTATGGGTATCGGAACTAGTTTTGGAACTATTCCTATCATAGCCGCGATTTACGTGCCACTTTGCGTGAGCCTTGGATTTAGCGTTTCTGCGACTATACTTTTAGTCGGTATCGCCGCGGCCGTGGGAGACGCCGGAAGTCCTGCTAGTGATAGTACTTTAGGACCGACTTCAGGATTAAATAGCGACGGCAAGCATAGCCACATCTACGATACTTGCGTACCGACTTTTATATTTTTCAATATCCCGCTAATCGTATTTGGCGTGATATTTTCGCTATTTATCTAA
- a CDS encoding MBOAT family O-acyltransferase, whose translation MKASIFILTAASLVFYGYWNFIYVPLILVSITFNFFTGNHLCKEFKFKKIFLWFSILCNLAFLGYYKYTDFFIENFNGMFSSNIPLHHIILPLGISFFTFTQIAFLVDCFSGKVKETNYLKYALFVTYFPHLLAGPIIHHAEMMPQFANLRRKKIHYKNISIGIFLFAIGLFKKVVIADFFAKFANYGFDSVAMLSMSEAWITSLSYTFQLYFDFSGYTDMAIGISYMFNIVLPLNFNSPYKSLSIQEFWRRWHMTLSRFLRDYIYIPLGGNRLGESRAYINIFIVFLLGGLWHGAGWTFIIWGALHGTALMIHRFYSSHFKPLHRILAWIITFNFINITWVFFRAKDMESAFKVLKGMFNINSIAPNSGFIIVINEAFGFMENVTHKIAASLSIFIVTALAFIICVLFKNSNEMVANSKFGYKTAIFVVFLFVCAFFATRSVQESQFLYFNF comes from the coding sequence ATGAAAGCTAGCATTTTTATATTAACAGCGGCATCTTTGGTTTTTTATGGATATTGGAATTTTATCTATGTGCCGCTTATTTTGGTGTCTATCACATTTAACTTTTTTACAGGAAATCATCTTTGTAAAGAGTTTAAATTTAAAAAGATATTTTTGTGGTTTAGCATATTGTGTAATCTAGCCTTTCTCGGATATTACAAATATACGGACTTTTTTATAGAAAATTTTAACGGTATGTTTAGCTCGAATATTCCTTTGCATCATATCATTTTACCACTTGGTATCAGCTTTTTTACATTTACTCAAATTGCGTTTTTAGTGGATTGTTTCAGCGGTAAGGTTAAAGAGACGAATTATCTCAAATACGCTTTATTTGTAACGTATTTTCCGCATCTTTTAGCAGGTCCTATCATACATCACGCTGAAATGATGCCGCAATTTGCAAATTTAAGGCGTAAAAAAATACATTATAAAAATATCAGTATAGGTATATTTTTATTTGCTATTGGACTGTTTAAAAAGGTCGTGATAGCCGATTTTTTTGCTAAATTTGCAAATTATGGATTTGATAGTGTTGCTATGCTTAGTATGAGTGAAGCGTGGATAACAAGTTTGAGTTATACTTTTCAGCTATATTTTGATTTTAGCGGATATACTGATATGGCAATAGGTATCTCATATATGTTTAATATAGTTTTACCTCTAAATTTTAACTCTCCTTATAAATCACTTAGTATTCAAGAGTTTTGGCGTAGATGGCATATGACTCTCTCAAGGTTTTTACGCGATTATATTTATATTCCTCTTGGTGGAAATAGGCTTGGAGAGAGCAGGGCGTATATAAATATTTTTATCGTATTTTTACTTGGTGGATTATGGCATGGCGCCGGTTGGACATTTATTATATGGGGAGCTCTTCACGGAACAGCTCTTATGATTCATCGTTTTTATAGTTCTCATTTTAAACCTTTGCATAGGATTTTGGCGTGGATTATCACCTTTAATTTTATAAATATTACATGGGTATTTTTTAGAGCTAAAGATATGGAGTCTGCTTTTAAGGTATTAAAAGGAATGTTTAATATAAACTCTATAGCCCCAAATAGCGGCTTTATAATTGTGATAAATGAAGCATTTGGTTTTATGGAAAATGTTACTCATAAAATAGCTGCTAGCCTTAGTATCTTTATAGTTACTGCTTTAGCTTTTATAATTTGCGTATTGTTTAAAAACTCAAATGAGATGGTCGCAAACTCTAAATTCGGATATAAGACGGCGATTTTTGTTGTGTTTTTATTTGTGTGTGCGTTTTTTGCTACTAGAAGCGTTCAAGAATCACAATTTTTATATTTTAATTTTTAG
- the ilvD gene encoding dihydroxy-acid dehydratase — protein sequence MRSDIIKDGYTRTPHRSLLRATGLKDDDFKKPFIGVANSFIEIIPGHFFLNKYSEILKDEIRKNGCVPFEFNTIGVDDGIAMGHEGMLYSLPSREIIANSVETVMNAHALDALVCIPNCDKIVPGMLMGALRVNVPTIFVSGGPMAAGVGAKGEALDLNSAFEAVGAYETKQIDEKELKFIECNACPSGGSCSGMFTANSMNTLCEAMGVALEGNGTVLALTPEREELIRKAARRICEIALDERYQIRNIINEKTIKNAMVVDMAMGGSSNTILHMLAISREAGYPLDIASLNDISRSVPHITKIAPSLPSVHMQDVAKAGGLSAVINEIAKFNSDLLSLDALTVSGESLGDRVKNAEILDESVIHTVQNAYSKVGGLAILFGNLAEQGCVIKAAGIIGSRQFSGKAVCFNSQDEAIKGISKGKVQKGDVVVLRYEGPKGGPGMQEMLSPTSLIVGRGLGADVALITDGRFSGATRGLSIGHVSPEAAEGGMIGLLKDGDIIDIDVDKFSINVRLSDTEIEARRKEWKYAGKPVNSRWLRQYQKLVTNASNGAILEA from the coding sequence ATGCGAAGTGATATCATAAAAGACGGCTACACAAGGACTCCGCATCGCTCACTTCTAAGAGCGACCGGACTTAAAGACGACGACTTTAAAAAACCGTTTATTGGCGTAGCAAATAGCTTTATAGAGATAATCCCCGGTCATTTTTTCCTAAATAAATACTCTGAAATTTTAAAAGACGAAATCCGCAAAAACGGCTGCGTACCGTTTGAGTTCAACACTATCGGCGTTGATGATGGCATCGCTATGGGGCACGAGGGTATGCTTTACTCACTTCCAAGCCGCGAGATCATCGCAAACTCTGTTGAAACAGTGATGAACGCTCACGCTCTTGATGCGCTTGTTTGCATACCTAACTGCGACAAGATCGTCCCTGGAATGCTTATGGGCGCACTTAGGGTAAATGTGCCAACTATATTCGTAAGCGGCGGTCCTATGGCTGCTGGAGTCGGAGCCAAAGGAGAAGCTTTGGATCTAAACTCTGCTTTTGAAGCGGTCGGAGCTTATGAAACAAAACAGATAGACGAAAAAGAGCTTAAATTTATCGAGTGCAACGCCTGTCCAAGTGGCGGAAGCTGTTCAGGAATGTTTACCGCAAACTCGATGAATACACTTTGCGAAGCTATGGGCGTAGCTCTGGAGGGAAACGGTACCGTACTTGCGCTTACCCCTGAACGTGAAGAACTCATAAGAAAAGCTGCACGTAGGATCTGCGAGATCGCACTTGATGAGCGCTATCAGATAAGAAATATAATCAATGAAAAAACTATCAAAAACGCTATGGTAGTGGATATGGCGATGGGCGGAAGCTCAAATACTATACTTCATATGCTTGCCATCAGTCGAGAAGCCGGATATCCGTTAGATATCGCTAGTCTCAATGACATAAGTCGCTCGGTACCGCACATAACTAAAATAGCTCCGAGTCTGCCTAGTGTGCATATGCAAGACGTCGCCAAAGCCGGCGGACTAAGCGCGGTTATAAACGAGATAGCTAAATTCAATAGTGATTTATTAAGTTTAGACGCTCTTACCGTGAGCGGCGAGAGCTTAGGAGATAGAGTAAAAAATGCTGAAATTTTAGATGAAAGCGTGATCCATACCGTGCAAAATGCTTACTCAAAAGTGGGCGGACTAGCTATTTTATTTGGAAATTTAGCCGAGCAAGGATGCGTGATAAAGGCCGCCGGTATCATCGGTAGCAGACAATTTAGCGGAAAAGCGGTCTGCTTTAACTCTCAAGATGAAGCTATAAAAGGCATATCAAAGGGAAAAGTACAAAAAGGCGACGTCGTAGTTTTAAGATACGAAGGACCAAAAGGAGGCCCCGGAATGCAAGAAATGTTAAGCCCGACTAGCCTTATAGTAGGACGTGGACTTGGAGCGGACGTAGCTCTTATAACCGATGGGCGTTTTAGCGGAGCGACTCGCGGCCTAAGCATAGGGCACGTAAGCCCTGAAGCTGCTGAGGGCGGTATGATAGGTCTTTTAAAAGACGGTGACATCATAGATATCGACGTAGATAAATTTAGCATAAACGTACGTTTAAGCGACACTGAGATAGAAGCGAGACGCAAAGAGTGGAAATACGCTGGAAAACCAGTAAATAGCCGCTGGTTAAGACAATACCAAAAACTAGTCACAAACGCGAGCAATGGCGCGATTTTGGAAGCATAA
- a CDS encoding metallophosphoesterase: MNKLKKYVASTVIFAAFLLIFNGCVNLNNKHENELLILHTNDHHGALLPYETKDGTLIGGVALQANLVKQMRNEYKNALLLDAGDVNTGSSLSNIFDAKPDILAFNALKYDAATLGNHEFDGTYEKLKMQMEL; this comes from the coding sequence ATGAACAAACTCAAAAAATACGTCGCTTCAACAGTGATTTTTGCTGCATTTTTATTGATATTTAACGGTTGTGTAAATTTAAATAACAAACACGAGAACGAGCTGTTAATTCTTCACACAAATGATCACCACGGCGCTCTTTTGCCATATGAAACTAAAGACGGTACGCTAATTGGCGGTGTAGCTTTGCAAGCTAACTTAGTAAAGCAGATGAGAAACGAATATAAAAATGCGCTTTTACTTGACGCAGGAGATGTAAATACCGGCTCATCGCTTTCAAATATATTTGATGCAAAACCGGATATTTTAGCTTTTAATGCTCTAAAATACGACGCCGCTACTCTTGGAAATCACGAATTTGACGGTACATATGAAAAATTAAAAATGCAAATGGAGCTTTAG
- a CDS encoding bifunctional metallophosphatase/5'-nucleotidase — protein sequence MGLTTSTTKYITIPAKFDGANGEKIEFLPEIHAAKETLDEIKNTNPDFVIALVHLGDIKGDPVHITSVDLANNTHGIDLIIDGHSHSVFQKPLVINGVPIVSAGSNNRYIGKAVLNLKDKKIKWNLVELTSKDFDLDDEMNGILEPFIRIHDEALNSKIITLKEPLLFENNEIRFKQLPIGRHVTDSMINLLFKFGIKADFGIINSGAIRSGINAGDVSKKDILISMPFPNTISAVSLKGDEVMELFNYIINIKPGFGGFAQISKDVSFTIDSSNKTILNLKIKNEPINPSKLYTIAVTDFLANGGDGYAILKKGINKFDSSVTLNEAFIEYLKLLEGKI from the coding sequence ATGGGGCTTACTACGAGTACGACAAAGTATATAACTATTCCGGCAAAATTTGATGGCGCAAATGGAGAAAAGATCGAATTTCTACCAGAAATCCATGCCGCAAAAGAAACATTGGATGAAATAAAAAATACAAACCCCGATTTTGTAATCGCTTTAGTACATCTTGGAGATATTAAAGGTGATCCCGTGCATATAACGTCGGTTGATCTAGCTAATAATACACATGGTATAGATCTTATAATAGACGGGCATTCGCACTCGGTATTTCAAAAACCTTTGGTAATAAATGGCGTACCCATAGTGAGCGCAGGAAGCAATAACCGCTATATAGGAAAAGCTGTTTTAAATTTAAAAGATAAAAAGATAAAGTGGAATTTAGTTGAGCTAACTAGCAAAGATTTTGATTTAGACGATGAAATGAACGGAATTTTAGAGCCGTTTATACGGATTCACGACGAGGCTTTAAATAGTAAAATCATAACGTTAAAAGAGCCGTTACTGTTTGAAAATAACGAGATCAGATTCAAGCAGTTGCCCATAGGAAGGCACGTAACCGACTCTATGATAAATTTGCTTTTTAAATTTGGTATAAAAGCGGACTTTGGTATCATAAACTCAGGAGCTATAAGATCTGGTATAAATGCCGGAGACGTAAGTAAAAAAGATATTTTGATCTCTATGCCTTTTCCAAATACGATATCTGCAGTAAGCCTAAAAGGTGATGAAGTGATGGAATTATTTAATTATATAATCAATATAAAACCGGGATTCGGAGGATTTGCTCAAATATCAAAAGACGTTAGTTTTACTATAGATAGTTCAAATAAAACTATTTTAAATTTAAAAATTAAAAATGAGCCTATAAATCCATCTAAACTTTATACTATAGCGGTTACTGATTTTTTAGCTAACGGAGGAGACGGTTATGCTATTTTAAAAAAAGGGATAAATAAATTTGACTCATCGGTGACTTTAAATGAAGCGTTTATAGAGTATTTAAAACTTCTTGAAGGTAAAATTTAA
- a CDS encoding CTP synthase, which yields MNQTKYIFVTGGVLSSLGKGIAAASIATLLKNVGLKVSILKADPYINVDPGTMSPLEHGEVFVTDDGAETDLDLGHYERFLDENLTQNNNFTTGRVYSSVIEKERRGDYLGKTIQVIPHIVGEIVERIKKAGVGKDILIVEIGGTVGDIEGLPFLEAIRALRSEVGRKNGMFIHLTLVPYIKVAGELKTKPTQHSVGELRRIGISPDMIICRSEIPINRELKDKIASSCGVERNSVIESPDLQSIYQVPLSFLKQDILEPIADVLDLGDLRPNMQNWDNLVKRVIAPSDSVTIAFVGKYIDLKESYKSLTESIIHAGANLDARVHLKWCDSEKIDENSASETLKDVDGILVAGGFGSRGIEGKMQAIKYARENKIPYLGICLGMQLSLIEFARNILNLEDANSIEFQENCKNPIIYLIDSFIDANGKKQLRTHKSPLGGTMRLGSYKCNILPNSLLSRIYNGAKQIKERHRHRYEANPKYREAFEKNGLIVSGESEGLIEAVELQDHPFFLGVQFHPEFTSRLTKPNPAILGFIKAGIDNKKC from the coding sequence TTGAATCAAACAAAATACATTTTTGTAACAGGCGGAGTGCTCTCTAGTCTTGGAAAAGGCATAGCAGCTGCTAGTATCGCCACTTTGCTTAAAAATGTAGGCTTAAAAGTAAGTATTTTAAAAGCAGATCCGTATATAAATGTAGATCCAGGCACAATGAGTCCGCTTGAGCACGGTGAAGTTTTCGTAACCGATGATGGTGCTGAAACTGACCTTGATCTTGGACATTATGAAAGATTTTTAGATGAAAATTTAACGCAAAATAACAACTTCACTACAGGTAGAGTTTATAGCTCGGTAATAGAAAAAGAGAGACGCGGCGACTATCTTGGTAAAACAATTCAAGTTATACCTCATATCGTAGGCGAAATAGTAGAACGAATCAAAAAAGCCGGAGTTGGCAAAGATATATTGATAGTAGAAATCGGCGGCACCGTAGGTGATATAGAGGGGCTTCCTTTCTTAGAAGCGATAAGAGCCTTAAGAAGCGAAGTAGGACGAAAAAACGGTATGTTTATTCATTTAACTTTAGTACCGTATATAAAAGTTGCCGGTGAATTAAAAACTAAACCGACTCAGCATAGCGTCGGAGAACTGCGCCGCATAGGAATAAGTCCAGATATGATAATATGCCGCTCAGAAATTCCTATAAATCGCGAATTAAAAGATAAGATAGCTTCTAGCTGTGGCGTTGAGAGAAACTCAGTTATAGAAAGCCCAGATTTACAAAGCATATATCAAGTTCCGCTTAGTTTTTTAAAACAAGATATACTTGAGCCTATAGCTGACGTGTTAGATCTTGGTGATCTAAGACCAAATATGCAAAATTGGGATAATCTGGTAAAAAGAGTTATAGCTCCGAGCGATAGCGTAACAATTGCATTTGTAGGAAAATATATTGATTTAAAAGAGAGTTATAAAAGTTTAACAGAAAGCATCATTCACGCTGGAGCAAATCTCGATGCAAGAGTACATTTAAAATGGTGCGATAGTGAAAAAATAGATGAAAATAGCGCATCTGAAACATTAAAAGACGTAGATGGAATACTTGTAGCAGGAGGTTTTGGTTCACGCGGTATAGAAGGCAAAATGCAAGCCATAAAATACGCTAGAGAAAATAAAATACCATATCTTGGAATTTGCCTTGGTATGCAGCTTAGTTTGATCGAATTTGCTAGAAATATTTTAAATTTAGAAGATGCGAATTCGATTGAATTTCAAGAAAACTGCAAAAATCCTATAATATATCTTATAGATTCATTTATAGATGCAAACGGTAAAAAACAGTTACGTACCCACAAAAGTCCGCTTGGAGGCACTATGAGACTTGGAAGCTATAAATGCAATATACTTCCAAACTCTCTTTTAAGTAGAATTTATAATGGAGCAAAACAGATAAAAGAGCGACACCGACACAGGTACGAAGCAAATCCAAAATACAGAGAAGCATTTGAAAAAAATGGTCTTATAGTTAGCGGAGAGAGCGAAGGCCTTATAGAAGCAGTCGAACTACAAGATCATCCGTTTTTTCTAGGTGTGCAGTTTCACCCTGAATTTACTTCACGTCTAACAAAACCGAATCCTGCTATTTTAGGCTTTATAAAAGCCGGTATAGACAATAAAAAATGTTAG
- the recJ gene encoding single-stranded-DNA-specific exonuclease RecJ, translating to MLDKTEIRNLLNKRFSNDLHKKLSEIPLPCELKDTYKAAERIKTAIQNNELIAIVGDYDVDGVVSTAIMAEFLTDMSTDFIIRIPNRFKDGYGLNSDIVNELESVALIITVDNGISANEAADLCAKKGIDLIITDHHMPPQILPQAYAIINPKQPECTFPNIEICGAQVAWYLVGALKEVCSLKNYDMGKFIDLLALAIIADMMELRDLNRILVRLGITRINSSKRACFEAIKCFYGKDKFEFDDISFLIAPLINSAGRMDDASVSFKFLRSKTIDEANSYLDMITCFNNSRKEQEKALFESSIKDVNDNEDIIVTWGNEWHEGVIGIVASRLAKRYKKPAIVFSIDGCRAKGSARSVGKFDILALIASQEKLLCGFGGHKGAAGLVIETNNLDEFKHAVNNSCFLQDLYDFSGSDEVLGEIDHNAIDYELLEILEYFEPYGQRNPRPLFELKSAKVKNTKFIGKEENHLKLILQKGGKSYEAIFFNYDYTPHVGDNIDLLVSVSKNSFRGLITPQLLIKEIYELKNQEK from the coding sequence ATGTTAGATAAAACCGAGATCAGGAATCTGCTTAATAAAAGGTTTAGTAACGACTTACATAAAAAACTTTCAGAGATTCCTTTGCCTTGCGAACTCAAAGATACTTATAAAGCTGCAGAGCGTATCAAAACTGCGATACAAAACAATGAGCTTATAGCTATAGTTGGAGATTATGATGTAGATGGAGTTGTTAGTACTGCTATAATGGCTGAGTTTTTAACAGATATGAGTACGGATTTTATAATACGAATTCCAAATAGATTCAAAGACGGTTACGGTCTTAACTCAGATATAGTTAATGAACTTGAAAGCGTTGCACTCATAATAACAGTAGATAACGGTATAAGTGCAAATGAAGCAGCTGATCTATGCGCCAAAAAAGGTATAGATCTTATCATCACAGATCATCATATGCCTCCGCAAATTTTGCCTCAAGCCTACGCGATAATAAATCCAAAACAGCCAGAATGCACATTTCCAAATATTGAAATTTGCGGTGCTCAAGTAGCATGGTATCTTGTTGGAGCGTTAAAAGAGGTTTGCAGTCTAAAAAATTACGATATGGGCAAATTCATTGATCTTTTAGCGCTAGCAATTATCGCTGATATGATGGAGTTGAGAGATTTAAATAGGATACTAGTTAGACTTGGTATAACTCGAATTAACTCTAGTAAAAGAGCATGTTTTGAAGCTATAAAATGTTTTTACGGAAAAGATAAATTTGAATTTGACGATATAAGCTTTCTTATAGCTCCACTTATAAACTCGGCCGGAAGAATGGATGATGCAAGCGTGTCTTTTAAATTTTTAAGAAGTAAAACTATAGATGAAGCAAACAGTTATCTTGATATGATAACCTGTTTTAATAATTCAAGAAAAGAGCAAGAAAAAGCATTATTCGAATCGTCTATAAAAGATGTAAACGATAACGAAGATATCATAGTTACTTGGGGAAATGAGTGGCACGAGGGCGTAATAGGAATAGTTGCTAGCAGACTTGCAAAAAGATATAAAAAGCCCGCAATTGTATTTAGCATTGATGGCTGCAGAGCAAAAGGAAGTGCTAGAAGCGTAGGTAAATTTGATATATTGGCCCTTATAGCATCACAAGAAAAACTTCTTTGCGGATTTGGCGGACATAAAGGCGCGGCTGGATTAGTTATAGAAACTAACAATCTAGACGAGTTTAAACATGCCGTAAATAACTCCTGCTTTTTACAAGATTTATATGATTTTAGTGGAAGCGACGAGGTTTTAGGCGAAATTGATCACAATGCGATTGATTATGAGCTTTTGGAGATTTTAGAGTATTTTGAACCATACGGTCAAAGAAATCCAAGACCGTTATTTGAGCTAAAAAGTGCAAAAGTAAAAAATACCAAATTTATAGGCAAAGAAGAAAATCATCTAAAACTCATACTTCAAAAAGGCGGCAAATCGTATGAAGCAATATTTTTTAACTACGACTATACGCCTCATGTCGGAGATAATATAGATCTTTTAGTCTCCGTATCAAAAAACTCATTTAGAGGTCTTATCACGCCTCAACTTTTAATAAAAGAGATATATGAACTAAAGAATCAGGAGAAATAA